One genomic window of Branchiostoma floridae strain S238N-H82 chromosome 4, Bfl_VNyyK, whole genome shotgun sequence includes the following:
- the LOC118414283 gene encoding protein mono-ADP-ribosyltransferase PARP14-like isoform X3: MPSFIPGGSSSDETDEEVQGIIEVDNISPKTSDDTLQLYFENKRRSGGGEILKFERKGDTALIAFENEGVVKSVIARGPHLLDEFVLTVKSVSLKQKGQHRNLPMDTNRVLLRGVKDTTTEETLRLYVENRSGAEEDIVFLYAEEPGVVLVTFFEHIDLDRFIGRCSQRQLDGADVKAARLPVADCIKVSNLPPDVSTDALTLHFENKRRSGGGYVLAVDLLAADNSAIIHFEDYCVVETVVSQSHTLNSKQLNVERYFPQLGRATRVKAVTLSIPKPVTCPVDDHVMRFVMSNQQYQDRLNESLEREQARLQWPVEGDLSLTKIICTASEETQSAAPITRDWDVKVQTALKSFLEAFEFRKVLVQGNLWKSVTTRVANLLLPPSDKVVIEDDPTNHALLISGLSKEVHDVESKITEVVKQVEEDAKNGRRVVTEKLAMTPARIKIMIMGNFFQLLRDSFPSLKVAVDANSNEITLKGFVHDIDIVKVQMYEMLENLVQRSYKPTQNIEEFLQDANASQFVHNCIGKDGLTAVYAVENKEVVVSGVSDNDAKKALDILQNTVAEHNIPVDELSKSALGTAAWQEFVKGIQDNMVVRIQEDDQNGLVTLRMVGAVEFLPEVVDQVESFLQTNTVVDTFLTMENGRARFLKENCVGELRDIERDLKQMSVNISRETRGIESGFCVEGTEEGVKRAVEKLKELGEGILSCQLPVEKPGMPAYFTEGGGREFLSVVEYMHHCKIDLITPLDEALSKSNVDSLSSTDSPIPIDTKRGGTGSIPELQMPVEEISHVAMDNGTRLVVCKGDITRHPVNVMITPANPKLELSGALGEAIRILGGDRIQRECREYIRSNGALSEGQVVETSSGNLPCKHVLHAVVPRWPHSMDKVTTEDATSEETQLFELVLHALELSEELRPQNVALPPIGAGSFGFPTEISARGVTDAAVEFCLQNNHTSIQEIRFISINSLEVAAFHKALVATFGDRVEMIPTTRKAAAAQEEPKKATGPPGPPKAGTRKKKQIIEEDLDLPDVTAGALTTPQGLKITLVKGSIAKQMVNIIVNTTQPGLNLNSGSASKSVLKVAGPQLQSLCYRANTHTGDVPAGEVIITDPAKLPCKQVYHAVCTRYDRLTGGGIEDLKTILWRCLEEAEKSKMESIAFPAIGTGSLDFPRDLVAKVMFAEVLEFGKENLDSGVKDIRFVVYSMDQATVQAFETELERQGGTLQSGSEGSLTPDRDLSASPKPFSSVPHKLHPEEAGVSSGSSSPQPTTDEVQIGHVCLHVQHGNIAKDRTDAIVNPTNAKLDFTMGAVPRAILNAGGHAVLAECRQLGSLPISGVAVTGSGNLRCKHVIHVAPGDDIYTLKEQFRNVLRLAEEMELKSISFPALGTGSTRIETSQAASCMVEAIDEFVHEDKPKNLVLVRATISKEEVMVCYRDAISQWTPGQRQQGQLAALEKIANAVADRMKRVIRFDPKEAPLIVSVDGIVLKVFAGKKAQLDTAVRKIEDMMSRECKDHIITDPSVDKLSLLDQATIKELEKQHTVAITINSSDSSIRVQGNGGDVSDVVTDIYKVLNEITVKEYKSQQAELMSREVQWCYLEQEMYQPYSPDLNAVLEQAKRHGRSYVDFTKPDTLEACHVDFIRMKETRILTGDTRLILRKDTKTDLPEFWDPQGDDEVKVVELSEGSLEFQETYMYFTKTIGDMLSKVVKIERIQNPALWRQYQVKKEKMDRTNKAANNERRLFHGTSIGSCSHINAHGFNRSFCGKNATLYGNGVYFAVESSFSAKDQYSLPATKHNKHVYLARVLVGEATIGRQGMIVPPPKDPVNKTVLYDSVTNNVKNPNIFVIFHDTQAYPEYLITFRS, encoded by the exons ATGCCATCCTTTATCCCTGGGGGGAGTTCAAGTG ACGAGACTGACGAGGAGGTGCAGGGTATCATAGAGGTCGACAACATCAGCCCCAAAACATCTGATGACACACTGCAGCTGTACTTCGAGAACAAAAGAAGGTCAGGGGGAGGGGAGATTCTcaagtttgaaaggaaaggcGACACTGCACTCATCGCTTTCGAGAATGAAGGAG TTGTGAAGAGTGTGATTGCACGAGGTCCTCATCTGCTGGATGAGTTTGTGCTGACAGTCAAGTCTGTGAGTCTGAAACAGAAAGGGCAGCATCGCAACCTCCCGATGGACACCAACCGTGTGCTGCTGCGTGGGGTGAAGGACACCACCACGGAGGAGACCCTCCGGCTGTATGTGGAGAACAGGAGCGGTGCAGAGGAGGACATTGTGTTCCTGTATGCTGAAGAACCGGGGGTTGTGTTGGTCACCTTCTTTGAACACATAG ACTTGGATCGTTTCATCGGGAGATGTAGTCAGAGGCAGTTGGACGGTGCAGATGTCAAGGCTGCGAGACTACCTGTGGCAGACTGCATCAAGGTTTCCAACCTGCCTCCTGATGTGTCCACCGATGCACTCACGCTTCACTTTGAGAACAAACGGCGTAGTGGTGGGGGCTATGTTCTGGCAGTGGACCTTCTTGCTGCGGACAACTCTGCCATCATTCATTTTGAAGACTATTGTG TTGTGGAAACAGTTGTCAGCCAGTCCCACACATTGAACAGTAAGCAGTTGAATGTAGAACGGTACTTTCCGCAACTCGGCAGAGCAACGAGGGTGAAAGCTGTTACCTTGTCCATTCCTAAACCAGTAACCTGCCCCGTAGATGACCACGTGATGAGGTTTGTCATGTCGAACCAACAATACCAAGACCGTCTGAATGAAAGCTTGGAGAGGGAGCAGGCACGGCTGCAGTGGCCCGTGGAAGGGGACCTATCTCTCACAAAAATCATCTGTACAGCATCGGAAGAGACCCAGTCTGCCGCACCCATCACACGGGACTGGGATGTCAAAGTCCAGACAGCTTTGAAATCCTTCCTTGAAGCATTTGAGTTTCGGAAGGTTCTTGTCCAGGGAAACCTGTGGAAGTCTGTGACAACAAGAGTAGCCAACCTTTTACTCCCTCCCTCAGACAAGGTTGTGATTGAGGATGATCCCACCAACCATGCTTTGCTGATTTCTGGACTGTCCAAGGAAGTGCATGACGTGGAAAGTAAAATCACAGAGGTGGTCAAACAGGTAGAGGAAGACGCAAAGAATGGAAGGCGggttgtgacagagaaactGGCAATGACTCCAGCAAGgataaaaatcatgatcatggGAAATTTCTTCCAGTTACTAAGAGATTCCTTCCCCTCATTGAAAGTAGCTGTGGATGCAAACAGCAATGAGATCACACTAAAGGGATTTGTTCATGATATCGACATTGTCAAAGTGCAAATGTACGAAATGCTTGAAAACCTTGTGCAACGTTCCTACAAGCCCACGCAAAACATCGAAGAGTTTCTGCAGGATGCCAACGCTTCACAGTTTGTGCATAACTGCATTGGAAAGGACGGCTTGACAGCGGTCTATGCAGTTGAGAACAAGGAAGTGGTTGTGTCAGGTGTGTCTGACAATGACGCTAAGAAGGCACTGGACATTTTACAGAACACCGTTGCTGAACACAATATCCCAGTTGATGAGCTTAGCAAGAGTGCATTAGGTACCGCTGCATGGCAAGAGTTTGTTAAAGGCATCCAAGACAACATGGTGGTCAGGATTCAAGAAGACGACCAGAATGGCCTGGTGACACTGAGAATGGTGGGAGCTGTCGAGTTTCTTCCCGAGGTTGTAGATCAGGTTGAGTCTTTTTTGCAGACAAATACAGTAGTGGACACTTTTCTCACTATGGAGAATGGACGTGCAAGATTTCTGAAAGAAAACTGTGTTGGTGAACTCAGAGATATAGAGAGAGATCTGAAGCAAATGTCTGTTAACATTTCCAGAGAAACGAGAGGGATCGAGAGTGGGTTCTGCGTTGAAGGTACAGAAGAAGGGGTGAAGAGAGCAGTGGAGAAACTAAAAGAGCTTGGGGAGGGCATCTTAAGTTGCCAGCTGCCAGTGGAGAAGCCAGGCATGCCTGCATACTTTACtgaaggaggaggaagagagtTCTTGTCTGTTGTTGAATATATGCATCACTGCAAAATTGATCTGATAACACCTTTGGATGAGGCATTGTCAAAGAGCAATGTTGATTCACTATCAAGCACGGACTCCCCCATACCGATTGATACAAAGAGGGGAGGTACAGGCTCAATACCAGAATTGCAGATGCCGGTAGAAGAGATTTCCCATGTAGCCATGGACAATGGTACAAGGCTTGTTGTCTGCAAGGGAGACATCACCAGGCACCCTGTCAATGTCATGATCACACCAGCAAATCCCAAACTGGAGCTGTCCGGAGCCCTGGGGGAAGCCATTAGAATATTAG GTGGGGATCGCATCCAACGTGAGTGCAGGGAATACATCAGAAGTAACGGAGCCTTGTCGGAAGGACAGGTTGTGGAGACATCCTCTGGTAACCTCCCCTGTAAACATGTACTGCATGCCGTGGTGCCACGGTGGCCTCATTCTATGGACAAGGTCACAACAGAGGACGCCACATCG GAGGAGACCCAACTGTTTGAACTGGTTCTCCATGCACTGGAGCTGTCAGAAGAGCTGAGGCCACAGAATGTTGCTTTGCCGCCCATCGGAGCTGGGTCCTTCGGCTTCCCAACAGAAATCAGTGCCAGGGGCGTGACAGATGCTGCCGTAGAGTTCTGCCTTCAGAACAACCACACAAGTATCCAGGAAATAAGGTTCATCAGTATCAACTCCTTGGAAGTGGCAGCGTTTCATAAGGCCTTGGTCGCCACGTTTGGTGATAGAGTAGAGATGATTCCCACCACGAGGAAAGCAGCAGCAGCTCAAGAGGAGCCAAAGAAGGCAACAGGGCCCCCAGGACCCCCTAAGGCAGGTACAAGGAAGAAGAAGCAGATAATAGAGGAAGATCTTGACTTGCCAGATGTGACAGCAGGCGCCCTGACAACTCCTCAGGGCCTGAAGATTACTTTGGTAAAGGGGAGCATCGCTAAGCAAATG GTTAACATCATTGTCAACACAACACAGCCAGGTCTGAACCTGAATTCAGGCTCTGCATCCAAAAGCGTCCTGAAGGTTGCAGGTCCCCAGCTGCAGTCTCTGTGTTACCGTGCCAACACACATACAGGAGATGTGCCTGCAGGAGAGGTCATCATCACCGACCCAGCAAAGCTACCCTGCAAGCAGGTCTACCATGCTGTATGCACGCGCTATGATCGACTCACCGGGGGTGGAATTGAA GATTTGAAAACTATCCTCTGGAGATGTCTTGAAGAAGCAGAGAAATCCAAGATGGAGTCCATTGCCTTTCCAGCCATTGGTACCGGCTCCTTAGACTTCCCTCGTGACCTGGTGGCAAAGGTCATGTTtgcagaggttctagagtttgGCAAGGAAAACCTTGACTCTGGGGTCAAAGACATCCGGTTTGTGGTGTACAGCATGGACCAGGCAACAGTTCAG GCCTTTGAGACAGAGCTGGAGCGCCAAGGCGGCACACTACAGTCAGGCTCAGAAGGCTCCCTCACCCCCGACAGGGACCTGTCTGCATCACCCAAGCCGTTCTCAAGCGTTCCGCACAAACTGCACCCGGAGGAAG CGGGCGTGTCCAGTGGTTCGTCTAGTCCACAACCGACGACAGACGAAGTCCAGATTGGACATGTCTGTCTCCATGTTCAGCATGGGAACATCGCCAAAGACAGGACAGATGCCATTGTGAACCCTACCAATGCTAAACTGGATTTCACCATGG GTGCTGTGCCAAGAGCTATCCTCAATGCTGGTGGCCATGCTGTATTGGCTGAGTGtcgccaacttg GGTCGTTACCCATCAGTGGTGTAGCCGTGACGGGGTCAGGAAACCTGCGCTGCAAGCACGTGATTCATGTGGCACCAGGCGATGACATCTACACTCTGAAGGAGCAGTTCAGGAACGTCTTACGTCTGGCCGAGGAGATGGAGCTGAAGTCCATCTCGTTTCCTGCACTGGGCACAG GTAGCACACGGATAGAGACAAGCCAAGCAGCATCTTGCATGGTGGAGGCCATTGACGAATTCGTCCACGAAGACAAGCCCAAGAATCTGGTTCTAGTCAGGGCTACCATCTCCAAAGAGGAAGTCATGGTTTGCTACCGCGATGCCATCTCTCAGTGGACTCCAGGACAGAGACAGCAAGGACAGCTTGCAGCACTGGAGAAAATAGCAA ATGCAGTAGCTGATCGCATGAAGAGGGTCATTAGATTTGACCCGAAGGAAGCTCCCCTGATTGTCTCAGTAGACGGGATAGTGCTGAAGGTATTTGCAGGAAAGAAAGCCCAGCTGGACACTGCTGTGAGGAAGATAGAGGACATGATGAGCAGGGAGTGTAAGGACCACATCATCACAGATCCATCTGTGGACAAGCTGTCCCTTTTGGACCAGGCTACAATTAAG GAGCTGGAGAAGCAGCATACGGTGGCGATAACCATCAATAGCAGTGACTCCAGCATCCGAGTACAAGGCAACGGAGGTGATGTCAGTGATGTGGTGACTGATATCTACAAG GTTTTGAATGAGATCACAGTGAAGGAGTATAAGAGTCAGCAGGCTGAACTGATGTCTAGGGAGGTCCAGTGGTGTTACCTGGAGCAGGAGATGTACCAGCCTTACAGTCCTGACCTGAACGCTGTCCTGGAACAGGCCAAACGG caTGGGAGGTCTTATGTTGACTTCACCAAGCCAGACACCCTGGAAGCTTGCCATGTGGACTTCATCAGGATGAAGGAGACCCGGATCCTGACAGGAGACACCAGACTCATCCTTAGGAAAGACACAAAGACGG ATCTGCCTGAGTTCTGGGACCCCCAGGGTGATGATGAGGTGAAGGTGGTGGAGCTGAGTGAGGGGAGTCTGGAGTTCCAggagacttacatgtacttcaccAAAACGATAGGAGACAtgctgtctaaggttgtcaag ATTGAGCGTATCCAGAACCCAGCCCTGTGGCGACAGTACCAGGTGAAAAAGGAGAAGATGGACAGAACAAACAAGGCCGCCAATAATGAGAGACGTCTGTTTCATGGAACCTCCATTGGCTCCTGTTCCCACATCAACGCGCATGGCTTCAACAGGAGCTTTTGTGGAAAAAATG CTACCCTGTATGGCAATGGAGTATACTTTGCTGTAGAATCCAGCTTCTCAGCCAAGGACCAGTACTCCCTCCCAGCTACCAAGCACAACAAGCATGTGTACCTGGCCAGAGTCCTGGTGGGAGAGGCCACGATCGGCAGACAGGGCATGATTGTCCCTCCGCCTAAAGACCCTGTAAACAAGACCGTTCTGTATGACAGCGTCACCAACAATGTCAAAAACCCAAACATCTTTGTGATCTTCCATGACACACAGGCTTATCCTGAGTATCTGATAACATTTCGCAGTTAA